The sequence below is a genomic window from Chiroxiphia lanceolata isolate bChiLan1 chromosome 8, bChiLan1.pri, whole genome shotgun sequence.
TATTCTTGTCCCAGTCCTTATTGTCTACTGTGGTGGGAATGGAGTTTATCAGTGACTGGGCAGATGGGTTATCTTCTGTGTGATTGTAATGAAGGTTTGTGAAATTACAACttatattgcaaaataaaaaagtggtACACtgaattgttctttttctgagaTCTCAGACcatctttcagtgaaaaaccTGCATCCACAAAGCTTgtatttccaaatgtttttcaaGTCTTGTACACTGTTGAAATCTGACTGTTCCATTTCACTCATGTATATGAAACATCCTATGGCTTGAAGAATGAGCTGCCTAATGACCTATAAACTTCCATTCCCAATGTGGGATAATACAGGACTTATCAGAACCCCAGCTGTACTTACAGAGCTGTCCactgtggcaaaaaaaaaaaaaaaagacaaattaaataaTACCAGGATGCCCCCAGTGCCATTTCCTAGATAAACGCCAGCTTGCATCTTCCCATTATTTTATGAAGTACATAAAGATCACTACAGCAATGTTACAATCaggcaaaaaaatataaacagtgTTTACATGAATTGCCAATCATACCTGTACAGATCTAGGATTGCCATTTCCTGTCTTGATCACGTTCCCTGCAATGTATAATATATAGTGATTACGGTGAAGACAGAGAGCTGAATCTGTGCTATGTGGGAAAAGACAGCAACTGTAACATTACCACAATGGTATTAACTGCTTGTTAACAGGctaaacttgttttctttgaaagtatTAATAAGCTAGATATACCATGACTTGGCGGTATAGCATTCCAAAGGCAAAAGCCAcaaatgtcacagaatcatagaaataaGTTGTCTCATctgataaaaagaagaaagcactCTGTAATTCCTCTTTAGCTGTGCCATGACTAAAATAGTCAAAGCAAATGAGGAAGCAGCTTCCTTGTTTCAGACATCTTCCTCCATGCTGAAAAGAGGAGGCAGCCAATGCCGATCagcaagaaaacagttttaGCACCCAGAGACTCCACCAGGATGTGAAATGGGTGTTGAGATTTGAGGAGGGCTAAAGCAGTATCCTTGAAGCCTCACTTTGTGTCACTTGTGGTATAAAAAGCAGTGCAATGGTAACCAAAAGCTGCATATGTTAGCTCCGGGTTAACTAAAAAAATTAGCCACTGCTGGAAAGTTCTACATGTCCCATGAAGCCATactgctccctctccctgcctgctaGTGCACAGTGCAGCCttggctttttcttctgcagggaCAGTGCAGACAGTGCATTACTTGCTCATGTGCAGAACCAGGCAGGACCATACGAATTTTCTGTGGCAAACCTGACACAATGTCCTGGCACTTGGCCATGTGAAGAACACTTTCAAACTTGATTAATCTATTCTGCACATTGTTGCTATTAGTTCCCAAATACCTCTCACAGAACATAAGCAGCCCTGTGAGCTCAAGCTCCTAGGATGCTTCTAAGAAGCTGGGAAGCAGCTACAGAAGCAACAGTCAGCTGGGCAAGTACTAATGAAGAAAAGAACTGGTCAATTCTGAAACATACAAAAGTGTCCCTAAGTGAAGAACTCAGTGAAGAAATCCATGAAGCAAACAAATGTACTTCAGCATTGTCCCCATAACAGGGCAATAGCACTTGCCTGAGCTACAATTATAAATTAACATGACATACAGAGATTAATTGGTTGTCTGGACAGAAAGGACAGATGTGGGTCAAGGGAGATGGGGTGATCAAAGGTAAAAACAAGCAGCTTGGAGTAGCCAGGTGTAAACTCAAATACCTTCACATTTTTtgttgaagaagaaaaaaacacgGGCAGAGCACATACCAGTCTCATGTGCACATATATGTTACACAGCTCTTCTAGGCTGCAGAGAAAGATGCCAAGACATTTGTGAATTCCCACACAGAAGCTTCATTTAAAAGGGAAAGTTGTAAAAACAGTGGTTTTATCCACAGCTCTCAAGTCAGTGATTCTCCCAGCTGCCATTTCAGATGTATTTTTGACCTCTTGGGATGTCAGTGCTCTCTTGATAACCCTACACAGTAGCATGTTAAACTATACATGACTGTTAAGAGGTTGAAAGTAGTTTTGTATGACATAGAACATTCTGAGGTTCACTAGCACTGCTTTATCCTGAGAATGAAGCTCTCTATTGGATTACTCATAAACACTGAGGAACTTTGGTTCCGGGACTCACCTTTCTAAACGGATCTTCTGTTTGGCACACAAATGCACCAGAGATGTTTTCTGACATGAGTCGTAACTGTAACGCCCAAAGCTTGTGTGCTGCAGGATATACAACCCCCCTCAACTGAGACAGACACACACCCACCcttcatcatggctgggcttcgcaaacgaagatttgggaaggcactatccacatttgctacaggcacgctggtggcttatgaggccaatacgtgacagacatatccgattgcaaaaggcgcagcagaaagactccttagatggtgtaatctgcaagacacggttctttctgcgttgccttttttcctcgagagtgatcctgcgtgtgttctcgaaggagacagctgcgttatagatggtgcgtctccaggcctcccgatttgagcAGATGCCTCTTGAGTTTTCCCTGCTGACACAGCGTCCCCTTCTGTCCCCCCGCAGTCCTGCCGGGAAAacactgccagcacagaaatgttGCTTCTATTTTAAACCCAGGATCTTTAAAGTGATGGTGAAGGCACTCCAGGATCATCTGCTTCACTGCTTTTAAACAGCACTAGGGAAAAGTGTCTGTCCTGACTAATTACAGTGCTGTACACTGCCCAACACAATGAGGATGTGTACCACACTGGCATGTCACTAGACATTCTTCTAAACagactgtatttctttctcACATATCAGCACTTGTACCATTCTCAAATGCAACTCACTCAAAAGCCAGCTTGAAGTACTTACGGTCGACAGGTATGGAAAAGTCCTCGGTGTAGGAGGCATGCCTGTTCAGTAGGCAGGGCTCTGCCAAATTAGCAATTTGGAAATTGTTAATCTGGTAGAGAAGCAACTTTCTGTGCTGCCCATGCCACTTCAAAAACTAGTAGGATCACAATTCACTGCTAAAGTAGAGAAAGGATCTGCTAAGTTAACTGAGCACGTGATACAGCAATatatcttgccatttcacctgAGGTCCAGGCAGTCAAAGAATGCAATTGCAACAACACCTGAGGCCGAGTTTAAAACATGTTCTCTTCTACCATcttcaggagctggaaaaaGTCTGTCctttgaaaaaatacaaaaccagctTACATAATCTTTCCAACAGGAACTTAGGATTCCAGAGAAACAAATGCAGCAAGTTGTTTTATTGTGAATTTATAGTAATTAGTCTCCCTATGTCAAAGAGAGAACGGGGGATACCAAAATTAAGGGTTTTCAATACCCCTCTCATAAGTCCAAAGGCCCAAGTATCTTCTCAACACAGAGCACGATGAAGGAAAAAGTGAAGTTTTGGTCCTACTGCTATTGagggaaaatgtcttttatagGTTACAGAGGAATTTTCTTAGACAGAATATTTCATGTGAAAAACAGGACTAACACACACATAGCCAATATCAGCACGGGTTAGGGACAGGCTTCTACTTGTCACTGCAAAACAGCTGAGCAACAGAACctctgagaagaggaaaatattattcAGCCTTAAGCCTGAATACAGCCTTCTGTATTCAATTGCTAGAAGAAGTTCCCAGTCTTGATGCTAGCTGCAACCAAATCCTTGGCAACATACAGAACTGCTGTTGTGCAAAACCTGAAAACAGTTTGATTCATTGCCCAACTCCAACATAAAGACTGTTTAACTTCATCGTTTCTCCAGTTTTTTGTACTTGGcttctgcagaaggaaaaagaacaatattttAGTACAGGGTAGGTAAGAGCTTTGCATCTTGTAAGCTGCTGCACATCTTAAAATTCAAGTTCATTTACTGGATCATTCAGGATCCTTTATTACTAATGCATTTAGGCAAATATAATtgtacaatattttttcttaagcaCATAGTGCTTAAGTAAGACaactaataataatttaatCCCAGAGAACCTGGGGGCCTTTATGAATTCCTCTATTTGCAGGATTAAACACAGGTCTTTAAAATTTGGGTCAGTGCATCTtgtaaaagagaaatcaagCCTCCCCAATAAGCTGTAGTTTAATAACACCTGTACTAGTCCACTGTGATATAACTTGTTAGATTAATCTTTTCCCAAAGGCAACTCTGCAGCTCAGATTTGTTAAACagtttactttctttctttttaaacccCCTTGCAAGGCACTATGCTGCTAAGTCATAAGAGTAGAGAACAATAGTTACCAAGTTTTTTGGAATATGCATCCAATTTATACGCtgcctgctccagagctgcaaCCTGCTCCTCAATTAGGTTTATTTGTTCCAGATATGGCTGCAGATCAGCATcttaaaaaagcaggaaaattgtATCTGTCAGTTCCAAAAAACAGTTCACGCTTGAAACACAAGAATTTCTCATTACATTCCTCAGACAGAACAATTTAAaagctccttccttcccctgccccaaaATTAACTGGTGACACTGGCAGGCAGCTATATTCCAGATAGACTCTAACACAAGTAACAACAGAACAAGAATCAAAAGAAGTGCTATTCCTATCAGATCCAAAATTTGGGGTAAACCAGGACATAATTTCAGATGTATTTTCTCTTATGCTACTCTACATGGTctatacatgtatatacatgtaATACACAAGATTAGCATTCTGTAGCAGCATATCTATTTCAGtgagttttctttccttcagcacCTAATGGAATGTGAATCTTCTAACTCTTAAGATGCTTCATTTCCCAAACAAGTGCACCATTCGTTATACCCCTACCATATTTGGTGTACTTACATTTTTGATTCAAATCCTTAAGATTTCTACTGATGTTTATAGCAATATCTTTCATTTCTAGGTACTTCAAGCTAGTCAGCTTATTCATGTTTTCCAAGAGTTTGTAGTCCTCACTGGTGgcttaaaaaagaataaagtttattttaattaaaggtTGATGTGGTTTGAATCATGTGCAGACTCTTCAAGAGGACGAGAGATTTCaaaccaagagaaaaatgcagagtACAGTTTGGATGGCAATCCAGGTATAACACGTTAGAAAACGAGAATGACCTTTTGTGAATTCCAAAAATCAACTAAGCTGATGAATtcacttgtaatttttttttgagagaaaaatttACTAACTCCTCACATTTCTACTCTTACTCTGTAAGTTAGACACTTATGCTTACAAAACTGATAGCACAAATTCAGACTGGTCATCTGTACCATATATCCTTCAAGTCTGTGCAAATTAGTGGTGCTGTGGAGTACTTTCAGTATTTGTGCTATTCCAGGactttattaaattaataagaCTAATGTCAATCTTGTTAGTAGCCTAGCAACAGGCCAGACTTGAATTGCCAGTCTTACTAGATGTGACCTAAATTAGTTTAGACAAACTACACAATagatttctttgaaagaaagtgaaaagaaacaagaactTACTTGTAGGTAAGTATTGCAGTGTCTTACCTGTCAGTTCACCTGTTAAGTAAGTGGCCATTTTGCTGAACATGTCTTTACAGAGTTCATTGATGTCTGCCTCCGCTGGTTCCTTCGCTTCCTCCGCGGTTTCAACAGCAGGATCCTCTACTCGGGGTACAGACATCACAGGGTTAAAGCAAAGCTATAGCAGGTGCAGGAACACACCGGAAAGACGGTCccatgttttttccctttaaattgCCTACATCTACTTCCCATATAAGTTGTCTACTTTACGCTAAAGGGTAACAAACCTTGGCAGATTCCTTGAAGCAGCTGATACCATACCAAAATTATTCCGAAGCAATACTCTAGGGAGCATTCAAGAGATAGGCACCCGGCCTGACCGCACTGGCAAATATCAGCCCCCTCCTGTGCTTAGACGGCGGGAAGGGAATTTGGGAAGAACTTCAGAGTGACTTTGTGCACGGTGCTGATGTTTATTTCCAGTCACTGACCCggaacagcagcacagttcCCCCAGTCCGCCTCGCGGGGGTTACGGCAGATCCCCGCCTGCGGAAAGCGGCAATCGCCGCTCTTCTTCTCCAAACCCGTTTCTACCACAACCTCGTTCTGCCCTTCCCCGGAGCGGTCCGGCAGCTCTTCCTCAGACCCACAGGCCGCTCCTTCCCTCCTCGGCAGCGTTCGCCGGCTCGTACACGAAGGCTGCCCGAGGCCCGCGGCCGGAGCAGGGGAGTCAGGAGGGGGAGGACGCGGCCGTgccccggggcaggggcagcagcagcagccggcccggccctgccggCACACTCAAGGCCCCGGGTCCCTCCCAGCGCCTCGGCCTGCTCGGCCCCTGCCCCGCACCTCGGCCCCGGGCGCGCCCGGCCccgaccccccagcccccgtCCCTTACGCTTGGCGGGCTGCGCGCCGGCCTCGGGCGGCCCCTCCGCCGCGGCCGCCATGGGCTCAGagcccctcccgccgccccgctGCCGCCTCCTCCGGCCGCGCCAGGCCCGGCACCGCCCCTCGCCGGGCGGGGACCAGCCCCGGCTCCGCCTCCCCGTGAGCTGCCAGCGGCGGCGGCTGAAGGGGGGGGGCGGTGACAGCTGCGAGAACCGGCAAGAACACGCAGCCTTCCCCCCGGCAGCGAAGGGGAGAGACAAACACCGAGGTGTAAAGGGTGGCACGAGTTTACTTTTCACCAGAGAGGGCGTGGTTTGTGCTCGACGAGGCTGCGCCGCCGGTGCGATCATTGTCCCTTTAACACCACAACCGCACCGATcgctgcaggggcacagcagcactttcACACCGCAGCCCGGCCCTCACAGGAGAACTCTCTAGTCCTGTGTTTGAGGGTATCTTCCTTTGGCGTTTGCTAGTCCACTTGCATCTGTGGGTCTTAATGCAACTTAATCTCGGCTGTTGCTGATGATGGTGAGACAGCTGCTGGCACGCTAGTTTGTCCTGTGGGGACTGCGGTAGATGTCGCTGTAGTTTGCCACAGCAATGTctatgtgtttttcttcagctcCACAGTGTAAGTGGCACTATATATATAGATTGTGCAGCTAATCATTGTCTGTTGTTAAAAAACTCTGCCAGTGCTAAGTAtacaaatttttattaaaaaaataaagaaaaaggtaatttcctctccttttaagtagtaaatatattttttgctgttggtCAGAGGGGGGAAAGTTGTTTGGTGtgatttaggggtttttttacagtacAGCAGTATATATTTCTCACTCTTCTTAGATGAGATGTGTTACACCACTGCTGTTTAGTTTTTAATGAAGCAAAAGTTGTTTCTGCAAGTAGCTTCCACTGAGAAGCTACCAAAAGTATAAATATTCTTGCTTGGCAAGGACAGCTCATACCCCATACTCACTTCAAATTCAAATGCATCTCCAAAACACTGGGAATGGTCTCTAGCTCTCCTCAGATGTGACAGGCACTAGCAATGCATAAATGCCACCATCACCTTATACCTTTCGTGATGGAGAAGCTCACATGTTCAAAGGAATATTTCCAGTATAAGCTGGCCACAGAATAATAATGCTTTACAATATATAGTTTGATATATACCTAAGGAATTAGGAGAGTTATATtgtcttagaaaaaaatcacttatgCAGCGTACATTAATGCATGTCTTCTTACAAACCACAATCATACAATCCTAAGGAGATCATACTCCAGAAACAGGAGGACAGGGTTCCCATCTGAAGTCCAGTAAACTCAGCTGAAATATTCTGGCAATCTCCAGTGGGCCCTAACAGGCTTTGCGGTTTTAAGACCTGAGAAGCTGCAGACCAAAGCAACGCAGGATTCTATGTGAACTTTCTCATAAACCGGAGTTTTGCATAGGCAATGGTAAGGAAGATAACAGTCATGCAGAAGAGAGCCACTATGTTTTCCCACATTGCCCAGCTGGTCGGTGCGATTCCCTGGCTGCACAGGTATGCTTCACCagaacacctgaagaaaagcatgGGGTGCAACTTAGTATTACTGCGGTGCAAGTCTTCAAGTAATTACTTTTATTCCTGTTCCACAAAGATCCTTCTACCCTCAACTCTGCAAAACAGGTGACAGAAATAACCCATCATCAAAAAAAGCTTAAGGGACAAATCTAGATCTCTGGTTGTTTATAGATAGCTGGCAATTTATAAGGAAATCTCAGAACCACCTTAAACCATGGTAAGTACAAAAGCAGGTTGAGGTCCATAGCAGGGGTTTGGGGTATAAGAGCTGTGGAAACAGCGCTTTAGCAATGTTCCCTGCAAAACCCTCAGTTTGCCAGCCCTCTAGCACGTGTCATGAAATACTTGCATTGCCACAACTTAAAGTATCAATACTCAAGAGTATTTCAAATAGGGCAAAATAAAGCACTGAAAGATATATACCTCAGCCTTGTGCTGTATCTGCAGGGAGGTTAATATTTGCAAACAAGCTCTGTGGGGGAGTCATGTTTTTGATCACAGGTCTAGTGCTTTCCAGCAACTCTGTAACTGTCCATACATTGCGTTTCAGTTGTTAAGTGAACTTCAGTTTGTTTAAGAAAACTGGTAAGTCAGGGCTAGGTTATCAAACACAAAACTTAATTCAGCTCATCTGCCTATTTTTATGAATAAAGTTTAATCCCTACTTAACTCTTGGGTAATTGTGGAGTTTTACTGTATAATcctaaaatacattattttggGACACATTATTGAGACTGGCTTGTGAGTGGTTATTCCATGCATGGTACAAAATTTTGAAACAGTCAGGCTTCTCTTAAAGTAAACCATCACAATTCAGGCCCAGAACCACCATGAGAGAGAAATGAGCTACttacatttcttctgaaatactgGGGGGACAACTGCCTGTATCTCCCACAAACACTGTAGCATTTGGATTCTTCTCACCACAGAAGTAGAGATCCCTGTACTCATTCACCTGAAGAGCCTAGGAGAAGAGGCAGATACCAGATTTTTGCAAAGTTAGTGATTTGGGtattaaaactgaaacacttCAAAGGAACTTGATTATTAGAAGACACGTATCACCATTCTTGGAATCGTATGTTtatgttcctttttattttcaaactctTAATAACTGCCTTTCTGAGGAACTGCCAAGTTCCACATGCAGGATGGTTGGTATCTGAGTCTTTGGCTTCAAAGTTACTTAGCCATGGGTTTCTGTCTTGCCAGCTACAAGATCCTGTTCATCCACTTTCACCTGGGTCAACCGACTGACCCAGAGAACCGTGTGGCTGCATGAAGACACCCCAGCACCAACACACTGAAGACATGGCACAGTCAGTCAAGGCAAGTGGTGAAGGGTTCCCTTGCACTGGCATCCTGGACTCACTGCAATCTCAGAGGACACTTCCACATTCAGTAACACCGATAAAATATCTCAGTGATACCCAAACAGGGAGGTCTCACACACGTCCCACCCTGTACCAGTTTGAGCattcatttcattcatttttactCCAAGGTAGGACACTATTCCTCCCAAATAGTCCCACCTGTGACCAGTGGCTGACCTACTATGTCAAATTACTCTGTTTCAAGCAGCTGCACCCTTAGATTTCCGGTACCACACTCCTTACTACTCAGAAATGGCAGCAAGTCAAATTTTACTTCAGAGGAAGCCACACTGAAGACTGAGACACTCAGACATTATGGTAAATCCTTTAACCAGCTGAACAGTCATTGACCTCCGACTGGCCACCCAAACAGCAGTCTCCAGAGAGGTTGTACAATATTTGACTTCATTCTAAACCATAGGGATCAACAATTCAGGCTAGGAATTAGTGCCTCACTCGACAGCTCACTCTGCTGCTGTCCATGCAGCACTAACTCTGTAACACAAATATTTGTTCAGTCTCTTGAGACTCCCATCTCTCACACAGAGATTaacttttgcttcctttttcgGGTTGgctggtttgttctttttttaccATGTTCGTGCAAGGAATCAAACCAATCTGACTTTTAAGAGAACTTCATTTATACTCAAAACTTCTCCAGAAAGCAACAGTGTAGCTACATTACTCACAGGAGACCAATGCTACTTTCTACTCACAGTGAGGCCATATCGGGGGATACTGAAGTACTTGAGCCAGTTCAGCCAACCCATTACTGAAGGGAGGTTCACTAAGAGGCCTGAGAAGAGCTGAAATAGAACAGAAGAGACTGATGAGTCACAAACTATTTACTGCACACTCCTGCACAGATGCTGCAGTTGCCCAGCAGAGGCGCACTGGGGTTGATGGACCTGCTACTGCTGTCATGCCTGTGCCTACAGGCAGGAGGTTGGAGCCTCACAGCACTCCCAGCCAGCTGGGCCAACAGCAGAGCCAAGTACTTCAGCTAACTGCATGCAAAGAGGTCAGAAAGGTTTTCTTCATCCACATGTGAGCTAAGAAGCACACATGCTCACAGTTTCTTACTCTGGAGGACTGTGTGCTATGGTAGAGCTAGCCAGAGGCTAAAGAAGGATGACTGCGAGACGAGAAAGTGGAGAAACAAGAACCAAAAAATGGGGAACCTTAAGGGCTattactgttttcagttttctcctctGGCCTACATCTTTTATCTGTGCTCTCTCCTGCCTGAAACAAGATTTGCTTTTACTTCTTAGCACAACTGGATGTCATAGCTAAGCACGACACTTCAGCCTCTACTTCATCATAAGTGATCTTGCGCTTACCCCGCTGTCTTTCAAGGCATGCATGTGCCACTCCTTATATACTGTGACTTAACTGAATGTACATCAGCTGCCCTTCACTACACATGCACACTTCTCACCCACAGCAAGCATTTGAAGCAGTACACTATTACTTGGCTTATTGCAAAAGCAGATTAAATTGCAAATCAAAGAATAAGGGATGTGCAGTGGCTCAGAGTACGCACACAGACAGTTACCAAGAACCATCTGACAAGGAATATCTAACTTGATAGCGTCACCACCACCTCTTTGAAAAAGAATTCACAGCTCTCATCTGTGAGTAGTCAaaccccttttctctctcttgctctcttCCTTAAAAGTCCTTGAGGAAGAGTATTGAAGTAATTTCTTGAACCCAAGGGCAATACTGAATTAAAGAGAGTGTTTGCTCCTGCTAATCCCACTGggcaataaaaattaatgcaaaaaaaaaataatcaacagATCTAGtttctttcaggatttttttccttttaaatgatCTAGTTGATCAGTTAGATTTCTAATACTGGAaatgcaagatttttttaaaatcaatttttgtgaggacaatttaagaaaaaaaccccaacactttTTTTAGGGGGCACACTGTTTGGAAAGCTCTGGTGGTATCACACCTGCTGAACTGCACCTGAGCAATGATCTGACCCTCAAATTACAAGCTGGCAAGAGAACATCTTTGACTATAGTGACAATAAAATCACAGGCATGGGACTGACACCCCACTGGACTACTGATTTTTAGCCTGCCTATGGCTGGTTCAATGCAGTCCAGTCAGTTGGCCtcagctctttcctcctctccaccaAAGGAGCACACACCCCCTTATATACTCACAAGCATCAGGACAAAACAAATCGTGATGAGCAGATTGGCCACAGCCACCACATCCATCCCAGCACTGATAGCCAGAGACATGGCTGTGGCAGTGTAGGACACCAGTACCAGGGTcagcatgaagaaaaagaacCGTCCTGCAACAGCTTGGTATCCTGTCAAAAAACAGAAAGGTCAAAGTCCAGTAAACAACCACATTATGATTCCCAGAGAGGTACCTTGGACTCCTACACAAGACAGGCAAAGCAGGAAGGCCAAGTTTGAAGCTGGCAGGAACTGTGCATGCTCTAAAGGCCCAAAGAGCATTACCAAAAGATGTTGTCAGGCAGGTCCCTGTCTTAGATTGCTGGTgtctctgcccctgccccagaGTCCTCCAAAGTTATGATGCCAAGCACTACAATAAGCTGAAGGTTTGAGTAGTTTCATGTTACAGATATAGGAATTAAGCTCTGGCTAAGTCAGAAATCAGATATGTTGGAAGATGACAGGTTCAAGAAAGCATCAATTTTTACCAATCATCCAGTAACTGATGCATGAGAATATGATGGCTGGAGCAGTTCTCATGGGCAGCAGATCTCCTATCATCAAGGCCAGGAAGTAGGCAGACACACGGTAATATCCACTGGTGTACTGATGGCTGTGAGGACAGGAGGGAGGGGAGTTGTACAGGTTTAGAGGTTATCTAGGAAACAGGCTCACCATGTGTGTTTGGTTTATCCTCATTCAGTTTCTGCTCTTTCTACCACTGACTCCTTCTCTATGTGAAAGTTGCTCTGTGCTATCACTTCCCACTCTGTAAAGTAAGGGCTGATCTGTCTCACAGACCTTGCAGTCAAACTGACAGCCCTCCAAGGAATGTGAATGAAAGGCTGTGTGATTGCTAAGTAATATTGGAAAAAAGCTCctaaatctgttttcaaagaGAATGATCCTTAACACAAGAGCATGAGGAAGTTTTAGACAGCTGTTAAACTGGAGGAACACTTCATCCACTGCTAACTCATACAGATGCTTCCAGAGAAGAAGGAATGATACCCAACAATGGGAAAACACCTTTAGGACATCAACTCACCCCCAGTTCACAGGGCAATCATATAGCATTACAACTGTTTTGCTGCTTAATTGAGCTTGTGAAAAGATGCTTTAACTGGTGAGGTGCCTAAATCCCCATTGACACAACTGGTAAGCTGCACTGGCAAGCAGGGCAGACTGGCAAGAAATGGCAGCATGGGGCAGTT
It includes:
- the BLOC1S2 gene encoding biogenesis of lysosome-related organelles complex 1 subunit 2 isoform X2, which codes for MAAAAEGPPEAGAQPAKQDPAVETAEEAKEPAEADINELCKDMFSKMATYLTGELTATSEDYKLLENMNKLTSLKYLEMKDIAINISRNLKDLNQKYADLQPYLEQINLIEEQVAALEQAAYKLDAYSKKLEAKYKKLEKR
- the BLOC1S2 gene encoding biogenesis of lysosome-related organelles complex 1 subunit 2 isoform X1, whose translation is MIAPAAQPRRAQTTPSLVKKDPAVETAEEAKEPAEADINELCKDMFSKMATYLTGELTATSEDYKLLENMNKLTSLKYLEMKDIAINISRNLKDLNQKYADLQPYLEQINLIEEQVAALEQAAYKLDAYSKKLEAKYKKLEKR
- the BLOC1S2 gene encoding biogenesis of lysosome-related organelles complex 1 subunit 2 isoform X3, which encodes MFSKMATYLTGELTATSEDYKLLENMNKLTSLKYLEMKDIAINISRNLKDLNQKYADLQPYLEQINLIEEQVAALEQAAYKLDAYSKKLEAKYKKLEKR